In Heptranchias perlo isolate sHepPer1 chromosome 7, sHepPer1.hap1, whole genome shotgun sequence, a genomic segment contains:
- the LOC137323443 gene encoding tubulin alpha-1 chain-like, with the protein MPKKPGKQSGKSRRRLWSLTAGREDLVEELLDASAALHKHECISIHIGQAGVQIGNACWELYCLEHGIQPDGFMPREWTYGAADDSYNTFFSETGGGKLVPRALFIDLEPTVIDEVRTGTYRQLFHPEQLITGKEDAANNYARGHYTIGREIVDLALDRIRKLADDCASLQGFLVFHSFGGGTGSGFTSLLMQCLSVDYGKKSKFEFTIYPAPQISTAVVEPYNSILTTHTTLEHSDCCFIADNEALYDICRRNLDIERPTYTNLNRLLAQVVSCITVSLRFEGALNVDLIEFQTNLVPYPRIHFPLIAYAPVISAEKAYHEQLSVAQLTNACFEPANQMVKCDPRRGKYMACCMLYRGDVVPKDVNAAIATIKTKRSIRFVDWCPTGFKVGINYQPPTVVPGGDLAKVLRACCMLSNSTAIAEAWARLNHKFDLMFAKRAFVHWYVGEGMEEGEFSEARDDLAALEKDYEEVGIDSSDLDRDEY; encoded by the exons CATGAATGTATCTCCATCCATATTGGCCAGGCTGGTGTCCAGATAGGCAATGCCTGTTGGGAGCTGTACTGTTTAGAACATGGTATACAGCCCGATGGATTTATGCCCAGGGAATGGACTTACGGAGCTGCAGATGACTCCTACAACACCTTCTTTAGTGAGACAGGAGGTGGAAAGCTTGTCCCACGAGCTTTGTTCATTGATTTAGAGCCAACTGTGATTG ATGAGGTCCGTACTGGTACCTATCGCCAGCTGTTCCACCCCGAGCAACTCATCACCGggaaggaagatgctgccaacaATTATGCGCGCGGGCACTACACCATCGGCAGAGAGATTGTAGATCTGGCTCTGGACAGAATACGCAAACTG GCTGACGACTGCGCATCACTTCAGGGTTTTCTCGTTTTTCATAGCTTTGGTGGAGGCACCGGCTCTGGCTTCACGTCCCTGCTGATGCAGTGTCTTAGTGTTGACTATGGCAAGAAGTCCAAGTTTGAATTTACCATCTATCCAGCTCCTCAGATCTCAACAGCTGTGGTTGAACCCTACAACTCCATCCTCACTACCCACACCACCCTTGAGCATTCAGACTGTTGCTTCATAGCAGACAACGAAGCCCTTTATGATATCTGCCGCAGAAACTTGGATATCGAGCGTCCGACCTACACCAACCTGAACCGGCTGCTTGCTCAGGTTGTGTCCTGTATTACAGTCTCCCTTCGCTTCGAAGGTGCTTTGAATGTTGATCTGATAGAATTCCAGACGAACTTGGTTCCGTATCCACGCATCCACTTTCCTTTGATTGCCTATGCACCAGTGATCTCAGCTGAGAAGGCTTACCATGAGCAACTGTCTGTGGCTCAGCTCACCAATGCTTGTTTTGAGCCAGCCAACCAGATGGTCAAGTGTGACCCTCGCCGTGGCAAGTACATGGCCTGCTGTATGTTGTATCGGGGTGACGTGGTGCCAAAAGACGTCAATGCCGCCATTGCCACCATCAAGACCAAACGCAGCATTAGATTTGTCGACTGGTGTCCAACCGGTTTCAAGGTTGGCATCAACTACCAGCCTCCTACTGTGGTGCCGGGTGGTGATCTGGCCAAGGTGCTACGTGCATGTTGTATGCTGAGTAACAGCACGGCCATCGCTGAAGCCTGGGCTCGCCTTAATCACAAGTTTGACCTGATGTTCGCCAAGCGAGCCTTTGTGCATTGGTACGTGGGTGAGGGGATGGAGGAAGGGGAGTTCTCTGAGGCCCGTGATGACTTGGCGGCCTTGGAAAAGGACTATGAAGAAGTTGGCATTGACAGTTCTGATCTTGACCGTGATGAGTATTAG